TCTTCTTCGGGAGCCACCGCCCGAGGACGAGGCCGCCGGGCTCGGGTTCACGACCGTGCTCACCGAGCCCTTCGTCGCCGTGCTGCCTGCCGGGCATCCACTCGCCGACCGCCGAACCGTTCCGGTCGCGGCGCTCGCGGATCATCCGTTCGTGCTGCTGCCCCGTGCGGTCGGGCCCCGACTGCACGATCAGATCATCGGCCTGTGCACGGCGGCGGGCTTCGCTCCCGAGATCGCGCAGCACGCGGTGGAATGGCAGACCGTCTGCGCCCTGGTGGAGACCGGGCTCGGGGTGTCGCTGGCCCCGGCGAGCATCCGCCGCATCCGGATGAAGGGCGTCGCCTTCCGGCGCGTCGATCCCGACACGGTACGCACCCGCGTCGCGGTCGCCTGGCGAGCAGACGACCGAAACCCGCTGGTCACCGGCCTCCTGGCAGCCGTGCGCCCAGCGGCTGACGCCACGCGGGCCGCCGCCTCAGCCGCTCGGGGTGTACAGCTGCCCGAAGCGGATGCGGTTGCCGAACGGGTCCCGTAGCCCGCAGTCGACGCCGTAGGGCTTCTCGGTCGGCTCGTCGGTGAACTCGACGCCCTTGGCGAGGAGCTTCTCGTAGGTGGCGTGACAGTCGTCGGTGGTCAGCATGAGCCAGCCGCCCATCGCGCCCTTGGTGACGAGCTCCCGCACCTGTTCGGCGGTCGACTCGTCCATCGACGGCGGGCCGGGCTTCTCCAGGAGGATCTGCCTGCCCGGCTCGCCGGGAGCCGTGACGGTGAGCCAGCGCATGAGGCCGAGGTCGGTGTCGGTATGCAGGTCGAGGCCCAGGACGTCCACGTAGAACGTGCGGGCCTCGTCCTGGTCGAGGACGTAGATCTGGGACTGGGTGATCGCGGTGAACATGGGAGGAACGCTATTCGGCGACGTCGCCGGAGGCTTCTCCGAAAGGACTCGGTCGCAACCAGGACTTCGCGAAGCACGTCGGGACGGGCAGCCGGCCGACCCGACGTCGGTAGTCGGTGGGCGACTCGCCGACGATGTCGCGGAACGTCCGGCTGAACGTGCCGAGGCTCGTGAAGCCCACAGCCATGCAGATCTCCGTCACGCCGCGGTCGGTCTCGCGCAGCAGGTCCATGGAACGTTCCACCCGCCTACGCCGCAGATACTGGTGGGGCGTCTCGCCGAAGGTCGCCCGGAAGGCGCGGATGAGGTACGTCCGGGAGACGTGCACGGAACGGGCCAGCGCGGCGAGGTCCGACGGCTGCGCGTAGCACCGGTCCATCCGGTCTCGAACCCGCAGCATCCTGCGGTTGGACTCCTCCACGGCACGACTCATGGCCGGAGTGGACCATGGCCGACCGACGATCGTCCGCACCGCGATGACGAGGCCGCCGGGTCCCCGCCACGTCCCCGCGAGCCCGGGCAGGCGGGGCGGCGCGAGCGAGCAGGCTCGGCCGCCGGGCCTGCCCGGTCCGGCTGCCTCGGCGACCGGCCGCGGCGTCGGCCTCGGCTCGCCGGCCGGCCCGCTCCGAAGGAGGTCGCGGCACCTTGGGCACGGCAGGCCACACCGTCCACTCCCACATCCGTCGGCCTCTGACCTGCGGGTATCCCGCCGCTCGCCGGAGCGGCGCGGACGCGGACCGTGAATTCGCCGCCGCACCGCTGCCGGAGTGATCGTGACGTGCGACACTTCAGGACGTCGTGGGGAACAATCGGGCTGCCGATCTAGTTGGACAGGTTGGTCGTCAGTTTTGTGTTCGTGTTTCACCACGCTCGCGGAAACGATGTTGCGGGCGCGCCGTCTCTTTCCTTGCAGGCCAAGCTGGAGAAGTCGCCGTCTGAGACCCGACCCGGGCGCCGCACGGTGCGGACCCGTTTGGCCTTGAGAAGGAGCAGACATGGCACAGGGAACAGTCAAGTGGTTCAACGCGGAGAAGGGCTTCGGCTTCATCGCTCAGGAGAGCGGCCCCGACGTGTTCGTCCACTACTCGGAGATCGACGGTAACGGCTACCGCACGCTGGAGGAGAACCAGCCCGTCGAGTTCGAGATCAACCAGGGCCCGAAGGGCCCGCAGGCCGTGAGCGTCCGCGCGGTCTGAGAACCGCCTTCCTCGGACGGTCCCCGGCGACGCGATCGCTGAGAACGTCGAGATTCGCTGCCCCCGGTCCGCTCGGACCGGGGGCAGCGTCGTCTGCCGACCCGCTGCCGGGCAGCCGAGGCAGGCCCTGCGTCGGCCGACCGTGGCGATGCGTCGGCCGGCCGTGGCGAGGCGACCGTGGCGATGCACGAAGCCGCCGGACCGCTCCCGAGCCGCGGGGGCAGGCCGACCACCCGCGAGCAGGCACCCACTCGCTCGCACCCCGCTGACACGCGACGCCTCGACGCCCGCCCCCGCGGCAGGCGGTGACGCCGAAGCAGGCGGTGACGCCGCGAATCCCCTGAGAGCCCAGAGCCCCCTGGTGCCGATTCCGAACCGCCCTCACCGGCCGCCGCGCGCCCGACTCCGTCCACGGCACACCCTCGGCGGACGAGTCGTCGTGTCGGCCTGAACAGATCACCGTCGCCGCGGTGGCGGTGCGGTCGACGAGTCGT
This genomic stretch from Actinoalloteichus hoggarensis harbors:
- a CDS encoding LysR family transcriptional regulator, with amino-acid sequence MDRPELPLPQLHAFVVLAEELHFGHAATRLGIAQPPLSQQIRRLEDRVGHRLLCREPGRVTLTPAGRELLPAARLALAGLADGLAAARAVGSGTAGTLRIGFAASLALTVLPGLLRAFRERSPGVTLDIREMTTTPQLAALQDGAVDIGLLREPPPEDEAAGLGFTTVLTEPFVAVLPAGHPLADRRTVPVAALADHPFVLLPRAVGPRLHDQIIGLCTAAGFAPEIAQHAVEWQTVCALVETGLGVSLAPASIRRIRMKGVAFRRVDPDTVRTRVAVAWRADDRNPLVTGLLAAVRPAADATRAAASAARGVQLPEADAVAERVP
- a CDS encoding VOC family protein, with product MFTAITQSQIYVLDQDEARTFYVDVLGLDLHTDTDLGLMRWLTVTAPGEPGRQILLEKPGPPSMDESTAEQVRELVTKGAMGGWLMLTTDDCHATYEKLLAKGVEFTDEPTEKPYGVDCGLRDPFGNRIRFGQLYTPSG
- a CDS encoding helix-turn-helix domain-containing protein — protein: MSRAVEESNRRMLRVRDRMDRCYAQPSDLAALARSVHVSRTYLIRAFRATFGETPHQYLRRRRVERSMDLLRETDRGVTEICMAVGFTSLGTFSRTFRDIVGESPTDYRRRVGRLPVPTCFAKSWLRPSPFGEASGDVAE
- a CDS encoding cold-shock protein, with protein sequence MAQGTVKWFNAEKGFGFIAQESGPDVFVHYSEIDGNGYRTLEENQPVEFEINQGPKGPQAVSVRAV